The genome window TCCATCTTGTTTTGGCATATTCTTAGGTCTAGCTAATTTCATATCATCATTTATTAGAGTACCTATTCCACCATCGCTAAATACCATAAATTGACCTGAACTTGCCAACACTGGTAAGTAAGTTTTTTCTCCATTCTTTTCTATAACTTCTTTACCAAGCTTTGTAGCTTTTTCATCATACTTCTGTAACCAACTATTAGCTTCTTCTTCTTTATCAAATAATTTTGAAATATCAATCAACTTACTTCTCCAGTCATTTGCATAATCTTTCATCATGACTACAGGTGCTATTTCTTTTAATTGGTCATATATCTTCTCTTGTCTTTGACTCATTATTATTAAATCAGGATTTACTTCTAATATAGCTTCCATATCCATAGTATCCATCATTGAGTGTCCAACTATTTTTACATCTTTAAGTTCTTCTCTTATGTAACTTGGTAATTTATCAGTTTCATATGAGTCTACATTTGCTGTTGCAACAGGTTTATTACCCGATAATAATAGTTCTTCACTACTTCCTGATATATCAACTATTTTTTTAGGATTTGATGGTATCTCAATCTCTCCTTTAACAGATTGTACAACTCTTGTTTCTGATTTATCTTTATTCCCTGTATTCTTATCTGAACATGCTGTAACAAGTACTAGCGTAGTTATAATAGATATAAATATTGCAAGTGATTTTATTTTTTTCATGATTATTTCTCCTACTTGTTTATTATGCTTATATGATATTGATTATCATAAGCACATATTTATTATAGCATTTTTCTATTTTTAGTCAATATTATTTTGTAAAAGGATAAAAATTCCTAATTAATCTTAATTATATATACTACAGATAAGGTTTTCTTGTATTAAACAATAGATTGATACTTAAACTTTCATATATATAGAATGAATTTTCAATTAAACGAATATGGATGATTAGCTTATTGTTGAAAAAATTGAAGATGTAGTTGTTGATACTAGTATACCTTACAATTATGAGAAACCTAAATTTTAAAACATCAATAAAATGATAATAGATTACTAAATACTATTTCAATAAAAAAGAGTATCTAAAATAATTATAAAAATTATTTTTAGATACTCTTTTTGATAGCAATTTTAAACTACTTATTTTCCAATCTTTCATATACATCTATAAATTCTTCTGCTAGCTGTTGAAAATTCATAGCTGTCATTAAATGGTCTTGTGCATGAATTAGTATAACACTTATCTCAGTTTTATTACCACTGGCTTCATTTTGTATCAATTCTGTTTGGAACTTATGAGCTTTGTGAATTGATTCTTTTGATTTTTCAATGCATTCTCTAGCTTTATCTATACTCCCGCTCTTTGCTTCTTTTATAGCTTCAAATGCTAGCCCTTTTGCATCACCTGCAAATCCAATTATTCCAAAAGATATTTCTATCATTTTTTCATCCATTTATTCTACCTCCTAAATATCTCTATAGCTTGATATGACTAATCCATTCTTTTCTAAAAATTCTTTGACTTCTTTAGATGTAAGTATCTTGTGCTCCTTCGTTCTATCAATAGCATAGGATGTAGAATTCAAAATATAATCATCTAAAAAAGCTGGGTGAGACATAATATCCACTACATCATACTTCATTATTTCGTCTATATTTTTTATAAAATATTCTTCACTTACATTTTCCTTATAAAAACTATCTATTAAAGGAACTATTTTAGAATACTCTAAATTATATTCAAATCCGCCTCTTATTGGAAGACTATACTTATTCACAATCTTCTCTATTACTGGCTTTAAACTTGCTAAAGTATGAATATGATGGTGACTGTCTAAATGAGATATATCTATTCCAAGCCCTTCTACTCTATCTATTTGAGCACAAAGTTCTCTATAAATCTCATCACAATCCATTTTTTTAATAACTTCGTCTGTAATCCTTCTAATAAAAAAGCCATCTTTGTCAACAATAGTTTTTAAGTTAGATAATAATGGTCTACCACAACTTAAAGTCATATGAACTCCACAATTTAAAGTTTTATTTTCTTTAAGTAACTTAACTCCATGTTCTACCCCGGGCATGTTTGCCATCATAGAAGTAGACCTAACTATTCCATTATTATGAGCTGACATTATCCCATAATTCACAGCTTCGCAATATCCAAAGTCATCTGCATTTATTATAATCTTAGTCATACCACAACCTACTTTCTATAGACAACTATCTATTAAATCTAGGAAGATAATTTTTATGAGCTTCCAACATTGCATCTAATATAGTTTTTGCTAAATCATCGGATGGAATCAGCGGATTTATACAAAGTGCCAAAAGAGCAGATTCATAATCACCATATACAGCTGCTTTAGCTGCCAATACTTCAAATGATTTAATTTGACTTACTAATCCATGTACAGAATCTGGTAAATATCCTATGCTTAATGGTTTTGGACCATTTTTTGTTATTACACTACTCACTTCTACAGCTTGTTCATCTTTAAAATCTCTTATAGAACCATTATTTAATGTATTAACTACTTGGATGTCTTTTTTATCATTATATATAGAGCTTATTAAATTACAAGCAGCATCACTATAGTAAGCTCCTCCTCTTTTTTCAAGTTGAGGTGGTTTTATATCTAGTTTTTCATCCTTATATAATTCAAATAATTGTTCTTCTAATTCTTTAACCACTTGACCTCTAGCTTTTCCCTCTTTAAACTCTCTCAACTCATCTTCAAGCATTTCCTTAG of Clostridioides sp. ES-S-0054-01 contains these proteins:
- a CDS encoding ABC transporter substrate-binding protein; this translates as MKKIKSLAIFISIITTLVLVTACSDKNTGNKDKSETRVVQSVKGEIEIPSNPKKIVDISGSSEELLLSGNKPVATANVDSYETDKLPSYIREELKDVKIVGHSMMDTMDMEAILEVNPDLIIMSQRQEKIYDQLKEIAPVVMMKDYANDWRSKLIDISKLFDKEEEANSWLQKYDEKATKLGKEVIEKNGEKTYLPVLASSGQFMVFSDGGIGTLINDDMKLARPKNMPKQDGITLPMVSMEGLTDIDADHIVVIATESDKKDLENSAIWAQIRAVKDGNVTILDAAPFFSQSYNPIGKELLLESVKNELTK
- a CDS encoding PTS lactose/cellobiose transporter subunit IIA, which produces MDEKMIEISFGIIGFAGDAKGLAFEAIKEAKSGSIDKARECIEKSKESIHKAHKFQTELIQNEASGNKTEISVILIHAQDHLMTAMNFQQLAEEFIDVYERLENK
- the chbG gene encoding chitin disaccharide deacetylase; the encoded protein is MTKIIINADDFGYCEAVNYGIMSAHNNGIVRSTSMMANMPGVEHGVKLLKENKTLNCGVHMTLSCGRPLLSNLKTIVDKDGFFIRRITDEVIKKMDCDEIYRELCAQIDRVEGLGIDISHLDSHHHIHTLASLKPVIEKIVNKYSLPIRGGFEYNLEYSKIVPLIDSFYKENVSEEYFIKNIDEIMKYDVVDIMSHPAFLDDYILNSTSYAIDRTKEHKILTSKEVKEFLEKNGLVISSYRDI